TGCAGAAGATCCCTTTGCGGCCACCCGCGACTTAAAAGAACAGATGCAAAAATCACTTACCCACCCCAAAGTACCATTCTGGTTGCCCACGGATTGATGTGTGCAAGACTGCCGTGTGCACCCATCACGGCCCAGAGGATTGATGCGTTCATCACAGGTGAAGCTTAGCCCCAGTACTGGCAGGCTTTTCATGGCTCAAGAAAACAAGCTTCGGAGGTGAAATAAGTGATAAGCGTGACGATAAACGGCAACCTCCGGCAACTTACCGCGACAACGACAGTTGGGCAGTTGCTCCTGGAACTCAAACTTACCGAGGAGCGGATTGCCGTTGAGTGGAATCAAACCATTGTTCCCGCCGACGAATGGTCGACGGTGACCCTGCAAGACGGAGATGAACTGGAAATTGTCCGTTTCGTTGGTGGCGGCTGATGCTGGCGGTAGCTGATGTTGGTGGTAGCTGATGTTGTTCATGAACAAAGCTGTGACGACGCAGGGATGCTTAAGTGCGTCGCCTCTCTCGTAAGGTACGTCCCCATATTTCGTTAGGGAGGAATTCCCCATGAATGAATTTTCGACAGATGCACTGACGATTGCCGGTCGAACATTTCGATCACGCCTTATGGTGGGAACAGGAAAATACAGCACATTTACTCAGATGAGAGAAGCCCTCGCCGCGTCCGGCACGGAGATTGTAACGGTGGCCGTCCGACGTGTGAACCTTGACGAGCGCGAAGAATCCCTGCTCGCCTACCTTGACCTCGACAAGTATTTCTTGCTCCCGAATACTGCGGGCTGCCATACGGCCGAAGAAGCAGTGCGGACAGCCCGCTTGGCCCGCGCCGCAGGTTTGTCGAATTGGGTGAAGCTAGAGGTCATTCCGGACGACGGGACATTATTGCCCGATCCCGTTGCCACCGTTGCAGCCGCAGAAACGCTGGTGAAAGAGGGCTTCGTGGTGCTTCCCTACACTTCGGATGACCATCACGTCGCCCGCCGCTTGCTGGAGGTTGGGTGTGCCACCGTGATGCCATTCGGATCGGCCATTGGAACCGGTCAGGGATTGCCAAACCCGGAGCGCCTGTCCCGGATTATTGAAATGGTGAGTGGGCGCATTCCTGTTGTCATCGATGCCGGTATTGGAGCACCTTCCGATGCTGCACTCGCCATGGAACTCGGTGCGGATGCTGTGCTCGTAAATACGGCAATTGCCAAAGCGGTGAACCCGGTACTCATGGCAGAGGCCATCGCACAAGGCGTTAGCGCAGGTCGGTTTGCGTATCGCGCTGGACGCATCGAGCGTACTGCTGTGGCATCGCCGAGCAGTCCAACGTCTGGCCTGGTTGGCAGATAGCTCTAGTCGCATACACGCGCTTGTCTTGGCAATCGTTCTGCGTTTTAGAAACAATCCCCAACGCAGGACATTTCCTTGACAAGCTTTTTCGCGTCACATAGGATACCCTATAGGGTATATAATTCCGCAGAATTGCATTCGCCAAATATCAAATTACAATTATCGGTTTGCATTCAAAGGAGTGAACAACTTGAATCAGACAGACGTACTCGTGGTTGGCGCTGGTGTAAGCGGATTAAGTTGCGCGTTATATACAAGCCAGGCCGGACTCGACACAGTGGTTCTCGAGCACGGAGACTCACAATTGAAATCTGTGAAGATGGTGCACAACATTCCTGGAGTCGAAGCTGGCCTCAGTGGTGCACAGTGGCTGGAATCGGCCAGGAATCAGGTCATTCACGCAGGTGGGGCGATTCGCAGAGGAAACGTTGAAGCTATTGCCTTCAACGAACGACCATATGTGGCTGTAACGACTGACGGCAACAGGTGGTCTGCACGATACCTGGTCATCGCGGTAAACCTCGGTTACCCGCTCCTTGAATCCCTCGGGTTTGAGGTTGCGGTGAATGAACACGTCCCAAGCAAAAAAATCCGAAAAGTCCTGGAAATTGGATACGACGGAAAGAGCCACGTACCTGGGGTCTTTTTTGCCGGACTTCTCACGGACGTACCGAGTCAAACCGTTATTGCTGCGGGTCAAGGTGCGTTTGTTGGGGTGCAAATCGCCAGTGATTTTTTGGAACGTCCATTTATGTGGCACGACTAAACCCTTTCGGCACGCGGGCAGTTTTGCCGCATCGCACTTTTAGCGCTGGATTTGATACACTTTTGCTAATCATGATGCCCGAAGGAGTGTAGCGCATGCGAGTGGCTTATGGAGCAGATGCGTCCCAATTTGGAGACCTACGCCTGCCAAAAGGGGACGGGCCGTTCCCAGTTGTGGTCGTGATTCACGGCGGGTTCTGGTACGACCGTTACGACCTGAGTCTGATGGATGATGTGTCGGCAGACTTAACTCGTCGCGGATTTGCTACCTGGAATATCGAGTACCGGCGAGTTGGAGACGAGGGGGGCGGTTGGCCGCTCACGCTTCTCGACACTGCAGAGGCTGTCGATTATCTGACGGTTCTCGCAGGGCATCACCCTTTGGACCTAGGCAAAGTGATTACACTCGGTCACTCTGCAGGAGGGCATCTCGCTTTGTGGGTGGCAGCACGGAGGAGAATTGCGGAGCTGGGTTTAGCCGGATCGGAAAAATTCCTCGGTCGTGAAGATGACGGGAGTCACCCGCTTCAAATCCACGGTGCTGTCAGCCTGGCCGGCGTATCTGATTTACAGCAGATGTGGCAGGTAAGACAAGAAAACAGCCCCGTTGTAGATTTTCTTGGTGGAACCCCGAGTGAAGTGCCGGAACGGTATGCCGTCGCATCTCCGGACGCACTTTTACCACTTGGGTTGCCCCAGGTACTAGTGCATGGGACGGATGATGATCGCGTTCCGTTCGACATCAGCGACCGCTACTACCAGAAGGCCATGGAACTTGGCGACACCGTCACTCTCATTGAACTGCCGGGGATAGAGCACTTTAAGGTGATTCAACCGAACTCCGAAGCTTGGCCGACCATTGCTGCAGCCGTTGAAGAACTGTTCATGACCATCGAGGCCAGTGCTGCTAACTAATCGGTACCAACTTTCGCGACCCCAAAGGCTTGATTGCTCCAGAGAATCTGTTCGAGTTGTGCCGCCTCTTCTTTCTTACAGTCAATCATCAAGACGACTTCCGTTTTCGGCCGTGTTCCCGGGTGGTTTGACCATGGCTTCATCGTCAGGAGCTTGATGATGGCTCCAAGCAAAAAACCGCCTGCAAATCCAATCATCCCCCACAACACGGGACCCCAGTACAAGGCAAATCCGTAGATGGTGCCGAGTGCACAGAAAAACGCCGCCAACAGGGACGGGACGTCAAAAAATGACTTCCCGTCTGAATGGTGCAGGGAATCTAGCGACATTCCAGGCATCTGTTTGCGTTTTTTGATGGGTACGGCAAACATTTGTGTCTTCTGGATGCCCAACTTCTCAATGTGCACAATGGCCTTCTCAAGGTATAACGAGTGGTCAAAGGTCGACACAATCCGCATCGCGTCCGCCTCCTCTGCGTGCAGGTGAATTGGAAAAGATGGACTTTGATATTGTTGCTGCAGGTAGTTGGCTTGCTGCTGTTCAAATACTTTATCTTGTTCCACGATGGACACATAGGCATTGTAGAATGCGAAGCCGTACATCGATGGTAAGTACAACAACCATTCCGTATTCAGTACTGACACAGCTTGTCGGAAATGGCCCGTAAACGTGTACACCATGGCTGGCAGCACATGTGAAAAATGTACGATAGCCATCCACCAGCCGAGTGAGAAGAGTGCCGACGTAAACCGCCGTAGATACATTTCCCCGAGGCCCGGCATCAACAAAGACCAGAACGCACCCATCCACGGGTCTTTCTTGTTAAAGAAGTTGAACTGAAAGGCGTTGATTTTAAAAACTTCAATTGGAGCGTTTTCTTCATATGCCAGCGTGAACATGTTGTTCGCTTCGACAGCGAGTCGATAACTGCCCAGCACGGAGTAAACGTAAACTGCAGCATACAGCAGGATCCAATAGTCACCGTGCGCAGCGAGGACGTCTGCAGACTCATGAAATTTTCCTGTGAAAGCGAGCACAATGGCAGTGTTAAAGTTGGCACGCACGTTGACCAGCAGTTCCCACAGAAAGAGCATCCATCCCTGAATATACTCACCGAGTATGATGTACCCGAAGCCGGGAAAGAAGAACGACCATGCAGCAACCACGTAGGGATTGGTGTAGTGCATTTGGTTCAGAGCAATCATGCCAAGACTTGCTCGTTTTCTCGAGTACGTCTCCGGCAGTGTACCATTCACGACTATCACCACCTGTTCCGAGCCCTCTCCATCCTACAGTTTCGACAATTTCACACGTTGAAATACTAAATTTTACATTTATTAAAAATAATACATATCGATTCTCGTAACGGCGCGAAAAAACAAGTTCATTCTGTCTATTTCTCGGGAAATATCGACGAATACTGACATCATCGCGTTCCCATCGGTCATCCATTGTGTGTATTGCGCATCAAACACACAGTAGTCCAAATACATAGAGAAACGGCATGCGAACCAGGTTACCCTGTTCGCATGCCGTGAATTGCAAAAATGACCACCAAAGAAAGTGAGCACTTGTTGGAAATCACCCGATTCAAGCTGCTGCTTTCCCCTGCGTCTGCGCATGCCAGATGCGGACCATCACGTGCTGTATACCGTGCTGGTAGCAGTCCTGCTGACTGGGGTCATAGATGTCAATTCGATTACCCCTGATAGCACCGCCAACGTCCTCCGCCTTGTACATGTGATCCGTTCCATCCGGAAATTGAACCTCCACAATGCTGCCAAGAGGAATCACATTCGGGTCTACCGCAATAGTAACCCCGCTTTGTACAGGAGCGCCGCTGGCCGTGATACCATCCCCAGTGCCGTTGATACCTTGGTGACCGTCATACCATGTCGCTGTCATGGACATCCATCGACTGACCGATACCTGCAGCTTTGGAACCGAGTTTACGCTCCGCCCACTAAGTGGATGCACCGATTCCAAAGTGTTTCCTATACTGGTTTCTGAAGTGGTTCCCAAAGCTGGTGGAGCGTGTTTCTGGGCCGTCAACGAACGAACCTTATCAAATGACAGGAAATCTGATTGGAAAGTCATCACATGCTGCCGTTTGACTATTTCTGGGTGAATCGCTCTCGCTTGTACCGGTGCTGGCGGCAGTGAACTTGACGGTGCCATCAGACATAGCAGTGCCACGAGTGCCATCCTGTGTGCCATTACCTTCACCTCCGAAGGACCAATTGCACGAAATTGTGCATCTCATCTCTCTGTTCTCTCTAGGAGTTTAATAGTGTGACTAGCGATACTTACGTGATGGTTGGCAAAGTCTTTGCCGACTACAGGTGGCAAAGCTTTTGCTGATTATGGTTTGCTGATTATGGTTGGCAGAACCCTTGCTTATTTTGGATGAAACATCCCAAAAGAGCAATTTTTAATGATTGGGTTTCAACCCATCCACAAAGTGGGCTTCCGTTTCCTGGTATCTTCGAAGCATGGATTTGTGCTGGTTATCACCCCTCATGCCCGGTCCTGCGAGGACCAAATGATTGAGATTCTTGCCTTTATAAGTCATCAGGCTCCATTGGCGCTTTAACCATAGTTGCTGCACTCGAAACCTGCGGAATGGTTGTGTCTGTGGATACGGATCTGCAATCCCATTCACCATCAGTGTGATTCGAAATTGAGTACGTCCCGGCTTATCGAGGAAGTAGGTTCCTAGTTTAAACGACTCACAGTTGTGAAACAAGTCGTGTAGATGTAGATTCATCAACTGAAAGGTGCTCATCGGCATGTCCTTCGCGCATCCCATATAGGCAATCAATTGCCGTCCCTCAGTGTAGTCGTCCGCTAAATACGGTGTATCCAAGACATCGTGGAGGGGTTCGTCGGATGCATCCGTGTCAAGTGTCCGTGTATAGACAGGACCCTTTGTCTGGGATAAAAACGTGCGGAGGTCCTCGGCATTGACGCTCGCCTGTTCGGAAACCCGCAACATTTCTTCGATGGCGCGAATCGGTTCGTCTTCAACCCAATCGAATTTTTGATAAGCGTCCTCGACGGACGTTTCTTCGTTCAGGGTTTCCAACATACCATCGGCATGGATATAGGTAACAGCATCACATAATTCTCTCATTTGATAATATTGCAAGATTGCTGTTTGCAACCTTCGTTGGCCTTCGAATCGAAATGGAAAGCGGAATATCCCGACGAGAAACACACCCGTTGCCTTTAAGTCACACAATTCCTCGATAAGCCTCGGGGTTTCGCCCACGTTGCCTCCGGAAAAGCGAAAAAAGCAGAGGTCGTTTCGACGAATGTTCGATATCAAGGCTTCTGAATCTGCACCAAGCGCCTGTTTCACTTTAAAAATTCGAACCATATCCCCCATGCAATTGCACTTCCCTTCTTCATTCGCCATTATAATCCGGAGGTCTCGCAAACTTTGTCACCTGCCGTCGAGTTGATATTTTTTGTTTCGATTCCTCTGGCTTGATGGTGATTTACGGAAAGAACAAAATGTTCCTTCACCGCAGAAGAATGTGTAACACCACATGACCCTTTCCAAAGATGAGGTCATGTGGTGCTGCACAGAATGAGGTTATGCGGTGTGTCCACTCGAATCGAAGACTTATGATATTTTCCGTTTGTAAACCCTCATTGCAAGTACATATGCAACAACCAGGATGCCCAGACACCACGCCAGTGCAATCCAGAGGTCATTCCCGACAGGCGTCCCAGCGAGCAAAGCGCGAATGACACCAACGACTGAATTGACAGGTTGGTTGTTGGCAAAGACCCGGACGAAAAGCGGCATCGACTTCGTCGGCACGAACGCCGAACTGATAAACGGCAGGAAGATAATCGGGTAGGAAAACGCACTTGCACCGTCCACCGATTTTGCGGATAGCCCCGCAATCGCTGCTATCCAGGTCAAAGCCAGGGTAAAGAGCGCAAGTATCCCGGCTACGGCCAGCCATGACAGGATTCCGGCCGACGAACGAAAACCCATGACGAGCGCGACGAGAATGATGACGACCACCGAAATGGCGTTCGATACGAGAGAAGTCAGAACGTGACCCCATAAAATGGTCGAGCGTGCGATTGGCATGGAGTGCAGCCGCTCAAAGAGGCCCCGTTGCATATCAATAAACAGTCGGTAAGCCGTATAGGAAATTCCGCTGGCAATGGCCATCAGCAGGATACCCGGCAGTAAGTAATTCACATAGCTGTGTGCACCCGAGTGAATGGCGCCTCCGAAGACGTAGACAAACAACAGCATCATGACGATGGGAATGATGGTAACGGTGATGATGGTGTCCATGCTGCGAAGGATATGGCGCATGGAACGTCCAAACATGACACCAATGTCACTGAAAAAGTGCTTCTGTACTGCTTCCATTTATTTTTCCTCCTTTTTTCCGACAATGGCGAGAAATATCTCTTCCAATGTGGGCTGTTTTTCCACATACTCCACTTTTGCCGGTGGGAATCGGTGTTTCAGCTCCGACAGCGTACCGTTCGCGATAATCCGCCCCTCATGCAGAATGGCAATCCTATCCGCAAGCTGTTCGGCCTCATCCAAATATTGAGTGGTCAGGAAGACGGTTGTGCCACCGTCAGCAAGCTCTTTGACAATCTTCCAAACCTCAATCCGCGCCTCTGGGTCCAGGCCGGTGGTCGGCTCATCGAGGAAAATGACTTTCGGTTTTCCTATCAAGCTCATGGCAATGTCGAGCCTGCGGCGCATGCCTCCTGAATATGTCGATACCTTGCGGTTGGCTGCGTCAGTGAGACTGAAGCGACGAAGTAACTCCTCCGCAACCTGACGGGGGTTTTTCAGGTGACGCAGCTTTGCCATCATCACCAGGTTTTCCCGAGCCGTCAAAATCTCGTCTACGGCGGCAAACTGACCGGTCAGGCTGATGGACTGCCGCACATGGTCTGGCTTTGAGGCAACATCAAACCCGTTGACAGTGGCAACTCCGCTATCATGTTTAAGCAGCGTCGTAAGGATTTTCACGATTGTTGTCTTCCCTGCACCGTTGGAGCCGAGGAGGGCAAAAATACTGCCCTGTTTGACTTCAAAATCGACGCCCTTTAGCACCTGAAGCTGTTTGTATGACTTTTGCAGTCCTTTTACTTGAATCGCGGTTGATTGCATCTTTTTCACTCCTTTGTATGGTGGTTGGCAGGTGGTGGTTATGCGACTGTCACGTTTGACGGCCTCATGGTTGGCAGGTGGTGGTTATGCGACTGTCACTATTCACAACTCTCATGGATGGCGGATGACGGTTCGTTAGATGACTGTCACTTTTGACAACTCAGCCCCGATGCCTTTAAGCGCTGCATAGGTCAACTTATCCATCGTCGCGCCGTCGAAGCAGACGGTTTTGAACTGGCGGTAGTATTTGTTTGTCATGGAGAGAGGCAGACGGAATGACACGTTCTTCAGTGTTGCTCCCTGAAACGAAGCGTCCTTCAGGTCCGACCTGTCAAACTTGACCCCGATGAAGGTCTGTCCGTCAAAGCACATTCCGCGCAAGTCTGTGTATTCGAAGTCGACACCGTTAAAGCTGCAGTTTTCAAAAGTTGTCTTTGTCAGGTCGGTCTTCGACACCTTGACATCGGTCAGTCTGATATCCACGAACTTCGCACCTTTCAGGCTCGAAGCGTTCACGCTTGTGCGTACAAGAACGGATTGACGGAAACTCGCATCTGTGAGGTCAAGGGTTGAAAAGCTGCAGTCTGTAAGGTTTGCACGGTCGAAATTTGCTCCCCGCATATCGTTGCTGGCAAACGAACTACCGGTTAAATCGGCGCCGGCAAAGTTTGCTTCACGGAGCGCGCTCGCTTTGAACTTCCCTTGGTGAGCCGTCACACCGGCGAAGTCACTCTGTCCCAGATTACTTGCACTGAAGTTGATGACCACCTGACGCTCTAGTGAACGAGAGACGTTCGCCACCTCTTGCACGGTTTCTTCAATGTCGCCGATGCTGTTGACCGTCATTTCAAATGCTGTTTCATCGTCCTTGCCTTCAGCCTTCAGTTCGCGAAAGCGCTCCTGCAAATCGGAGAGCAGGTCGCCTTTGAGTTCGCTCACACTCTTAATCCCGTCGTACGGTGCAAATACCTCGTTCACATAGACCGTCAATTTCTCATTCATCCCATTCAGCTCCTTAAAGTAAAGTGTCGAGGACGCCTTTGGCGTACTCCCAATTGCGTTTATTGCTTTCATACGTGGCCCTGCCCTTGTCTGTAATCCGGAAATACTTGCGCCGCCCGCCCTGAGATTCATCGCCCCAGTACCACTCGATGTCGCCGTCTGTTTCCCGCCGCCGAACACTGGAGTGCATTGTGGCTTCTTTCAACTCGTACTCGCCACCTGAGCGCTCGGCAATCAGTTTGACGATTTCGTAGCCATAGCGATCCGCTTCGGATAACAACCGCAAAATCATCGTATCGGTGTGCCCGCGCAGCAGGTCCGATGTAATCTTGTTCTCATTTGTTTTCACGCATCTCGTCACCTCCACATCAGCATGATACATCGTATTACTATGACTGTCAATGTAGTTTGTCAAACAAATTACAATGATTATTTGCAGACAAAATCATGGAAACTCCAATACAAAAACCCATGGTTTGCTGGGCAATAACAGCAAACCATGGGTTTGGAGAGAACTTATACACTCTCGGTATCCCGCTTCAGATGAGAAGATGAGGTTTTAATCTTTCCTCAGGGAGCTGGAACGGAGATGTTGTTTAATGAAGAGTGCCGCTCGGTCAAGGGCCTCCAGCTTCATCCAGCATACCGACAAAGGCTTGGAAGACGTGTGGAACATCAGCGGTCACGTCAAGAATCACATCCACCCCTGCCTCCCGCGCTCGGTCTGCCATCTGTGTGGAGTCGTCAAGAAGTACCTCATTGCCTCCAACCTGAAGGAGAAGTGGCGGAAATCCAGTGAGATTTGCGAATCTAGCAGGACTCACGAGTTCATGATTCGGGTCCTGGCCAGCAAGATACATCGCATCCGTATGCGTAAAACTTTCACGGGTGAAGAACGGATCGACCCCGGCCTTGCTGTCCATACTCGCTCCAGAACGCGTCTTATCCAATCCCGGCGAGAACGCAACTACAGCTGCCGGCATCGGTAAACCAGCTTCCCGTGCCATGAGGCAA
The Alicyclobacillus curvatus genome window above contains:
- a CDS encoding ATP-binding cassette domain-containing protein → MQSTAIQVKGLQKSYKQLQVLKGVDFEVKQGSIFALLGSNGAGKTTIVKILTTLLKHDSGVATVNGFDVASKPDHVRQSISLTGQFAAVDEILTARENLVMMAKLRHLKNPRQVAEELLRRFSLTDAANRKVSTYSGGMRRRLDIAMSLIGKPKVIFLDEPTTGLDPEARIEVWKIVKELADGGTTVFLTTQYLDEAEQLADRIAILHEGRIIANGTLSELKHRFPPAKVEYVEKQPTLEEIFLAIVGKKEEK
- a CDS encoding FAD-dependent oxidoreductase produces the protein MNQTDVLVVGAGVSGLSCALYTSQAGLDTVVLEHGDSQLKSVKMVHNIPGVEAGLSGAQWLESARNQVIHAGGAIRRGNVEAIAFNERPYVAVTTDGNRWSARYLVIAVNLGYPLLESLGFEVAVNEHVPSKKIRKVLEIGYDGKSHVPGVFFAGLLTDVPSQTVIAAGQGAFVGVQIASDFLERPFMWHD
- a CDS encoding alpha/beta hydrolase, translated to MRVAYGADASQFGDLRLPKGDGPFPVVVVIHGGFWYDRYDLSLMDDVSADLTRRGFATWNIEYRRVGDEGGGWPLTLLDTAEAVDYLTVLAGHHPLDLGKVITLGHSAGGHLALWVAARRRIAELGLAGSEKFLGREDDGSHPLQIHGAVSLAGVSDLQQMWQVRQENSPVVDFLGGTPSEVPERYAVASPDALLPLGLPQVLVHGTDDDRVPFDISDRYYQKAMELGDTVTLIELPGIEHFKVIQPNSEAWPTIAAAVEELFMTIEASAAN
- a CDS encoding pentapeptide repeat-containing protein, with the translated sequence MNEKLTVYVNEVFAPYDGIKSVSELKGDLLSDLQERFRELKAEGKDDETAFEMTVNSIGDIEETVQEVANVSRSLERQVVINFSASNLGQSDFAGVTAHQGKFKASALREANFAGADLTGSSFASNDMRGANFDRANLTDCSFSTLDLTDASFRQSVLVRTSVNASSLKGAKFVDIRLTDVKVSKTDLTKTTFENCSFNGVDFEYTDLRGMCFDGQTFIGVKFDRSDLKDASFQGATLKNVSFRLPLSMTNKYYRQFKTVCFDGATMDKLTYAALKGIGAELSKVTVI
- a CDS encoding 3D domain-containing protein, with the translated sequence MAHRMALVALLCLMAPSSSLPPAPVQARAIHPEIVKRQHVMTFQSDFLSFDKVRSLTAQKHAPPALGTTSETSIGNTLESVHPLSGRSVNSVPKLQVSVSRWMSMTATWYDGHQGINGTGDGITASGAPVQSGVTIAVDPNVIPLGSIVEVQFPDGTDHMYKAEDVGGAIRGNRIDIYDPSQQDCYQHGIQHVMVRIWHAQTQGKAAA
- the thiS gene encoding sulfur carrier protein ThiS, with amino-acid sequence MSVTINGNLRQLTATTTVGQLLLELKLTEERIAVEWNQTIVPADEWSTVTLQDGDELEIVRFVGGG
- a CDS encoding thiazole synthase, yielding MNEFSTDALTIAGRTFRSRLMVGTGKYSTFTQMREALAASGTEIVTVAVRRVNLDEREESLLAYLDLDKYFLLPNTAGCHTAEEAVRTARLARAAGLSNWVKLEVIPDDGTLLPDPVATVAAAETLVKEGFVVLPYTSDDHHVARRLLEVGCATVMPFGSAIGTGQGLPNPERLSRIIEMVSGRIPVVIDAGIGAPSDAALAMELGADAVLVNTAIAKAVNPVLMAEAIAQGVSAGRFAYRAGRIERTAVASPSSPTSGLVGR
- a CDS encoding cell division protein FtsZ, with translation MGDMVRIFKVKQALGADSEALISNIRRNDLCFFRFSGGNVGETPRLIEELCDLKATGVFLVGIFRFPFRFEGQRRLQTAILQYYQMRELCDAVTYIHADGMLETLNEETSVEDAYQKFDWVEDEPIRAIEEMLRVSEQASVNAEDLRTFLSQTKGPVYTRTLDTDASDEPLHDVLDTPYLADDYTEGRQLIAYMGCAKDMPMSTFQLMNLHLHDLFHNCESFKLGTYFLDKPGRTQFRITLMVNGIADPYPQTQPFRRFRVQQLWLKRQWSLMTYKGKNLNHLVLAGPGMRGDNQHKSMLRRYQETEAHFVDGLKPNH
- a CDS encoding helix-turn-helix transcriptional regulator → MYHADVEVTRCVKTNENKITSDLLRGHTDTMILRLLSEADRYGYEIVKLIAERSGGEYELKEATMHSSVRRRETDGDIEWYWGDESQGGRRKYFRITDKGRATYESNKRNWEYAKGVLDTLL
- a CDS encoding ABC transporter permease, translating into MEAVQKHFFSDIGVMFGRSMRHILRSMDTIITVTIIPIVMMLLFVYVFGGAIHSGAHSYVNYLLPGILLMAIASGISYTAYRLFIDMQRGLFERLHSMPIARSTILWGHVLTSLVSNAISVVVIILVALVMGFRSSAGILSWLAVAGILALFTLALTWIAAIAGLSAKSVDGASAFSYPIIFLPFISSAFVPTKSMPLFVRVFANNQPVNSVVGVIRALLAGTPVGNDLWIALAWCLGILVVAYVLAMRVYKRKIS